The Sulfurihydrogenibium sp. genome segment TGGATGAGGCTTTGAAGCTAAAACTTTTTGAGCTTGGCATACTGCCCGGAACAGAATTAGAACTTATACAAGTAGCACCTTTTGGTGGACCTATAAAAATAAAACTTCATGATTATTGTCTTGCACTACGAAGAACAGAAGCTTATAAAATCTTGGTGGAAGAAAAATGTTAAAAGAAATAAAAGTTGCCTTAGTAGGAAATCCAAACGTAGGGAAAACAGCTCTACTTAATGAAATTGCCGGCACTGATTTAAAAGTTGGAAATTGGACGGGTGTTACAATAGAAAAAAAGGAAGCGACTATAACATTTAAAGATTATATCATCAGGTTTGTTGACTTACCTGGTATCTACAGCCTAAGAAATCAAACAGCAGAAGAAAAAATAACAGTTGATTATCTATTAAATGAAAAACCGGATGTGATTCTAAATATATTAGACTCTACAAATCTAAAAAGAAATCTATACCTAACAACTCAGTTATTAGAGTTTGAAATTCCAATCGTAGTAGTATTAAATATATGGGACGAGGCGATAGAAAAAGGAATATCTGTTGATTTTAAAAAGCTTGAAAATCTTTTATGCAGTCCTGTAATTTCTGCATCAGCTAAAAAAAGACTTGGAATTGATGAGATTTTAGAGAATATCATACAAGTATATGAAAATAAAAAGTTTATCCAATGTGAGCATTTTGAGGTAGAATTTGAGAAATATTTAAAAGAAGTTTTAAAACTTGTAGAGATTTATCAACCTGTTCTT includes the following:
- a CDS encoding FeoA family protein, translating into MKRLLDVKEGCKAVVKDVDMDEALKLKLFELGILPGTELELIQVAPFGGPIKIKLHDYCLALRRTEAYKILVEEKC